GATCCCGCTCACTTCGGCGCAGGCGACCGACGTGCCGCTGGAAAGATCATAGGCTCCGCCGGGCGCCGCGACCAGAACGTCCACCCCGGGCGCGGCCAGGTCGACGTAGGAACCGCGATTGGCGCGCGCATAGAGCCGCGACTGGTCGTCCACGGCGCTGACCGCGATCACATGGGCGTCGGCGCCGGGGAAGGCCGGCGCCGCGCCGGGGCCGTCATTGCCCGCCGCCGCCACCAGTACGATTCCGCGCCCGGCGGCAGCAGCCAGCATTTTCGCAAACAAAGGATCGGCCGGGCCGGCGAAGCTCATATTGACCACCCGCGCCTTTTGCGCGACCGCCCAGTCGAGCGCGGCCAGCAGGTTGAAGCCGGTCGCTTGCTCTTTCGCTTGTTCTTTCCCTTGGGCGCCGGGCGAATCGTCGAAGGCCTGCGCGGCGAGCAGGAGCGCGGCGGGCGCCGCGCCGTCGATCTGCCGGCGCCCGGCGATGGCCGAGGCCATGCCGACGCCGTGAAGGCTGGGCGCGGCCGCGGCGCCCGACGCATCGAAAGTCGCCGCGACCGCGCCCGCGATCTCGGGATTGGACGCGTCGATCGCGCCGTCGATCAGGGCCACGCGCACGTCCTTGCCGGTCGCGATATGATGCGCTTCCGGCAGGCGGAGCATGGCCGGGGCATAGGCCGCGGGCGCCGGAGACGCGGGCGTGTCGTCGCCGGCCAAAGCATAAACGTAATCCGGCTGGACCGAGGCGACCGAGGTCTCGCGGGCGAGCGACCACAACACGCCGTCGAGCGGCCTGTCGTCGGCGTAGCGGAAGCGATAGACGCGCTGGTTCAACAGCGCGAGGTCGCGGAATTGCGCGATCTGGAGCCTGCGCCGGCGCGCGAGCGCCGCGATTCTCTTGTCG
This genomic interval from Candidatus Rhodoblastus alkanivorans contains the following:
- a CDS encoding S8 family serine peptidase, translating into MKLLQLKLLGKILAALVLVLPALVCAPASAQTYGDSPARGNYGGSGYGAPSRGGSYRGGPFRRGFQIGPGILLPALGAAAAAAAAADEENTPPPRRHRRPPRHTVAQPHPIVQEAPPPKHFAKKYTRRAPARKNLEKKPVASALLNLPARGETRLVAKEVLVAFKPGVSDKRIAALARRRRLQIAQFRDLALLNQRVYRFRYADDRPLDGVLWSLARETSVASVQPDYVYALAGDDTPASPAPAAYAPAMLRLPEAHHIATGKDVRVALIDGAIDASNPEIAGAVAATFDASGAAAAPSLHGVGMASAIAGRRQIDGAAPAALLLAAQAFDDSPGAQGKEQAKEQATGFNLLAALDWAVAQKARVVNMSFAGPADPLFAKMLAAAAGRGIVLVAAAGNDGPGAAPAFPGADAHVIAVSAVDDQSRLYARANRGSYVDLAAPGVDVLVAAPGGAYDLSSGTSVACAEVSGIAALLLQEHPGLDGPALRRLLRASARKLENAPEAGAGLADAQAALRRGL